A region from the Palaemon carinicauda isolate YSFRI2023 chromosome 9, ASM3689809v2, whole genome shotgun sequence genome encodes:
- the LOC137646727 gene encoding uncharacterized protein, protein MISKGNVAHKSTTVIAIINNSKTITAKNTTIKNSKTTAKNTTIINSKSTDKNTTVNNSKTTAKNTTIINSKSTDKNTTVNNSKTTLQNTTINNSKTTVQNTTINNSKTTVQNTTINNSKTTVQNTTINNSKTTVQNTTINNSKTTVQNTTINNSKTTVQNTTINNSKTTVQNTTINNSKTTVQNTTINNSKTTVQNTTINNSNTTDKNTTVNNSNTTDKNTTVNNSKTTDKNTTINNSKTTVQNTTINNSKTTVQNTSINNSKTTVQNTTINNSKTTAKNNTIINNKSTGKIPQSKPVKR, encoded by the coding sequence ATGATATCGAAAGGAAATGTCGCACATAAATCGACAACTGTTATTGCCATAATCAACAACAGTAAGACGATAACTGCCAAAAATACCACAATCAAGAACAGTAAAACGACTGCCAAAAATACCACAATCATAAACAGTAAATCAACTGACAAAAATACCACAGTCAACAACAGTAAAACGACTGCCAAAAATACCACAATCATCAACAGTAAATCAACTGACAAAAATACCACAGTCAACAACAGTAAAACGACTCTCCAAAATACCACAATCAACAACAGTAAAACGACTGTCCAAAATACCACAATCAACAACAGTAAAACGACTGTCCAAAATACCACAATCAACAACAGTAAAACGACTGTCCAAAATACCACAATCAACAACAGTAAAACGACTGTCCAAAATACCACAATCAACAACAGTAAAACGACTGTCCAAAATACCACAATCAACAACAGTAAAACGACTGTCCAAAATACCACAATCAACAACAGTAAAACGACTGTCCAAAATACCACAATCAACAACAGTAAAACGACTGTCCAAAATACCACAATCAACAACAGTAAAACGACTGTCCAAAATACCACAATCAACAACAGTAACACAACTGACAAAAATACCACAGTCAACAACAGTAACACAACTGACAAAAATACCACAGTCAACAACAGTAAAACAACTGACAAAAATACCACAATCAACAACAGTAAAACGACTGTCCAAAATACCACAATCAACAACAGTAAAACGACTGTCCAAAATACCTCAATCAACAACAGTAAAACGACTGTCCAAAATACCACAATCAACAACAGTAAAACAACTGCCAAAAATAACACAAtcatcaacaataaatcaactGGCAAAATACCACAATCAAAACCAGTAAAGCGTTAA